A window of the Lactuca sativa cultivar Salinas chromosome 7, Lsat_Salinas_v11, whole genome shotgun sequence genome harbors these coding sequences:
- the LOC111883932 gene encoding uncharacterized protein LOC111883932, with protein MAGGGNRKDDSIAISSTNVFAALGSLKKKKKSDKEHGSSRKGGSSKGQDKDGEKEQVFWAPAPLTVKSWADVDDEDDDDYYATTAPPPSVWGAGAGDQEDKAKGNETPVEESESEDDEIDDDNDEENDHEQEAEAEKEVVYEKPAEVLPPKDTDRQLSKKELKKKELAELDAVLAELGLNDNNTQEDTTSEKVENQNGEQEKKDKNVPAGGESKTSKKKKKKDKKETKEQEQQQQVSNEEVESEKVEELSGADMKEKIKKMASMKKKKSSKEMDAAARAAASEAAARTARLAAAKKKEKNHYNQQPVR; from the exons ATGGCTGGAGGTGGAAATAGGAAGGACGATTCAATAGCGATTAGCAGCACAAACGTTTTTGCTGCCCttggaagcttgaagaagaagaagaagtcggATAAAGAGCATGGTTCTTCCAGAAAGGGTGGTAGCTCAAAGGGGCAGGATAAGGATGGGGAGAAGGAGCAGGTTTTTTGGGCTCCAGCACCATTAACGGTGAAGTCATGGGCAGATGTGGATGATGAGGATGACGATGATTACTATGCAACCACAGCTCCTCCACCATCTGTTTGGGGTGCTGGTGCTGGGGATCAGGAAGATAAGGCGAAAGGAAATGAGACTCCGGTTGAG GAAAGCGAAAGTGAAGATGATGAAATTGATGATGACAATGATGAAGAAAACGATCATGAACAAGAAGCAGAAGCAGAAAAGGAGGTTGTGTATGAAAAGCCTGCAGAAGTTTTGCCTCCAAAAGACACTGATAGGCAGCTTTCAAAGAAAGAGCTCAAGAAAAAGGAACTTGCTGAACTTGATGCAGTTCTTGCTGAATTAGGATTGAATGACAACAATACCCAAGAAGACACCACTA GTGAAAAGGTGGAGAATCAAAACGGAGAACAGGAGAAGAAGGACAAGAACGTGCCAGCTGGCGGAGAGAGCAAAAcatcaaaaaagaaaaagaagaaagataaAAAGGAAACCAAagaacaagaacaacaacaacaagtttCCAATGAAGAAGTTGAATCAGAAAAGGTTGAAGAGTTGTCTGGAGCGGATATGAAAGAGAAGATTAAAAAAATGGCGTccatgaagaagaagaaatccAGCAAGGAAATGGATGCTGCCGCCAGAGCTGCCGCCAGTGAGGCGGCTGCAAGGACCGCCAGGCTGGCGGCTgctaagaagaaggagaagaatcaCTACAACCAGCAGCCTGTGAGGTAa